GTAACAAACAGATGCAGTATGATTTCAAAGTCTAAAGACCTGGTTTCCTCTAGGAGAGATGGACACCCAGATGCTGACACTGCTGCAGTCCACATTCCCCGCTATCCCGATCACTGCTGACATTGTGGAGGGCAGCTCAAAACTTACAGACAACTTTAAAGGTATAACAATTCAACACTGGGAATAAGTATTTGTTCATTACTGTTTGCTTACTCTTATTGCATGTAGTCTTTAGGTCATGGGTCACGTTTCAAAAACTCTATTTTTTTTGCCTCCTTCTCTGTTTAGCGCTGGTAGCAAAGACCGCCAACCTTCAGAACATCCCCTTTGGTTGGTATATCATGAACAGTGGGGAGTATGAGAAGCAAGTCAAAGCTAAAGGAGACATGAAGAAATTTGACTTCATACACATGATTCAGGTATAATGCCTTTGATTCTTGGTCCTTAAATCTAAAAagtttacatttacaaaacattttcgCTTTCAAAAACCTTCTGGCTTCTATGCTTAACATGTTGTCCTCGGTTACTCCCTGAAAGAGAGGTAGACTGAAGAGTACTGTAAAATGGAGATTTCTTTGGACGCcacccccccccaaacacacacacacacaaaattatCTTTTGCTGCTTAAATTCATAGGGGAGCCAATCAGCAAAACACTTTCTGCCAGACAAAAGTATAATGCTAGTGCTATTAATAGTCTTACAGACTGTAGAACTTGATGAAAGCCTCAATTGAAAAGGTCAGTTTAAAGGTTCCCCACAACTCTGTGCTTCACAGATGATCTACTATGTGGATAACCTCGCCGACACCATTAGGTTCTTCCACAGCCTCCTGAAGAACAATGGCAGGCTTATGATCATCATTGAAGCAGGTAACTGAAAAACCAATAGCTTTCCAATAGTgcttcttttcaaatgttaccCAAGAGAATATCCCCTTTATGGTTGTTTGTGTTGATGACTGTTGAATCTACCAGCCCGCCTGCCTATTATATAAGCTCCTAAGATGACCAAGAGATGACCAGTatgttttgttgtcatgtgaTGTCATGCTTTCCAGCTAATGGTGGCTGGGACACCCTCTGGAAGACCTACAAGAAAGAGCTCTGTGTCGATGCTATCACAGAATATCGCTCTTCCGGAGAGATTATTGCCTGCTTGAAAAGCCTTGGTCTGAAATACGATGAACACACCATACCCAACAGCTTCGACATCTCTGAGTGCTACAATCCAAGCAGCCAGATTGGACAACGTCTGCTGAATTTCATGACGGCTCAAGATCACTTCGAACAGTACTTCACCCCAGAGATCAGAGCAGGCATGTTGGACCTTCTCAGGAACAAGTGCAGCACTGAAAAAGATGGCAAAGTGTTGTTCAACAGTACTCTGAAATGCATACTTGTTCATGCTTGAGTATGTCATATACAATCAAAATGACCTTTGTATATTAACTTTACCCTGTCATGTGATTAAATAAGAAGGGGTTTGCCTAACATTGAATTTACCATTTAGAGTAGTGTTCAATCTCTTTGGCCTATATTCCCCAAACTGACTCTGTTTGTGCactaaaataatcaataaacatTAAATTCAACTTTAAATTCAGTAGCTATTGGGTCATTAAATTAATTTCCACCTTACTGAAATAGATGGTATAACATATCAAGACAGTCATCATTCAATAATAGACAATTAGCTAAAACCAGTAGCATAATGTCCTTTTGACTAACCTTACAGTAATGTTTCTCTCcatcatgttttaaataatgcacttcaaacatggaaaatgaaaatgttatacttttatattatttggtTCCTTTGAATaacataattatattaatatctATGTCCTCATTAATATCAACAACATGACCTTGTGTTTGTCTGAGAGTTGCCACAGACACAACTGAAATATCCGAAAGGAAAATTCACAAGTTAAACATCTTAGTTTCTAATATTCTTATTAAATATCAACAAGGATGATTCtgtaataataaattaaatgcatatatGAGCTGAATCTGACAGCATAGCTgggcttttctcttttttgaatGCAAATGTTATACCTCAAGAGTAACCAGTACTATATGAGGACAGCCAGCCTGTTGGAGGGGAGTGACTCTAACCCATTTTCCATATCCAGATAACTTGCAAAACAGGAAGGCGGTGTGAGCACAGTGAAGTTAGTCTTAGGTTCGCTATTAAACAAACATTCACTCTGGGTCCGGTGGTGTCTTATTTCATGGTTTCACGGACTGTTGGCAGTGAATGGAGGGTGTGCTCATATCTGAAACTAGTGAAAAtaatgctttacattttgttttaaatagatGTATAAAGCTCATACAAAACACAGGCCAACACGAAACTAAGGGAACAGGcaaagtaatacaaaataaagaaatagtaGCAAAAACTAAACATTGAACAAACCAGGGTGCCATGAGGAAAACAAGCAACAAATGGAAACACAAGGAACAATCTTGGCATGAATAGAGACAAGAAACACACTGAGCTCTTGCTCCATTTAAGGTCAAGGTCAGGAGGTCAGGGAATAGATAACATTCATCATTGCACCGGGCAACATCAAAGTCATTGTTCTAGTCCAAAATGATAAGACTATTAAGCAACACATTGCCTTACATTgtctttcacacaaacacacacttcaccaTACATTTATGTAGCTGGTTGAAATTAGCGTTGaatttaacatatatatttgcaATGTTTTAAGCAGGTATATATTAGTGGATGAGGTTTCCACATTGAAGCAGCATGACCCAGAGGCAGTGGGATTTTGAAGTCTTCCTGGTTTTCCTCTAGATGAGATGGACACCCAGATGCTGACTCTGCTGCAGTCCAGATTCCCTGCTGTCCAGATCAATGCTGACATAGTGGATGTAAGCTGAAAATCACAGACAACTTCAAAGGTACTAACAATTAAGAAAGCAGCACAGTGTAAGGTTTCCTGTCATATTATTCTACATTTTGAACTGTGCCTTCTTGCTCTGAAATAGAGCGGTGTTTAGCTCATGGTTCCTGGTATAAAAGGTTTTCAAACcctgtcatgtttttgtttgccttCCCTGGTTTTTATGCGTTGATGGAAAACACCAGAAACCTTTAGAAGATCTCATTTGGTTGGTATATCATGAACAGTAATATGAGAGGAAAGTCAAAGAAAAAGGAGACATGAAGACATTTGACTTCATACACACATGGTTCAGGTAATATGACTTTGATTGTTGGACATTCAATTACAAAATCATGTGATGACAAGAAgatttgtgggtttttttctggcCTCTGGGCTTTACATGTTGTCCTAGGTACTCCCTGGAAGTGAGGCCGACAAAAGAGTACTGTAAACAGCTGTTTGTGTTAGTGTCACACTTTAAGTAAGTAATGAAATATGTTTAGCCCTCTGCTGAGTCATCCACAAAGGTACATAATGATCAGTGCCATAAAAAGTCATACTGATACTTGAGACACGTGTCCTTCAAAGAATTACAGTACAGTGATTCAAAACCACTTCGAACTTTGTACTTGAACAGGTGAAAGTTTAAATCTAAAAGGTCAGAATAAAGGCTCCCCACAATGCTCTCCTTAACAGATGATCTATTCATGATCTATTATGTGGATAACCTCACCGCCACCATTAAGTTCTACCACTGTACTTACTCTGTATGTGCACCAAAATCATCATAAAAACATTCAGTTCACTAGCATTTGTGGGATTCAGGCCACTTCCAACTGACTGAAATGGTAAAATAGTATTTACTAAAGTCAGCGGATTATTGAAATACTTTA
This genomic stretch from Eleginops maclovinus isolate JMC-PN-2008 ecotype Puerto Natales chromosome 7, JC_Emac_rtc_rv5, whole genome shotgun sequence harbors:
- the LOC134867652 gene encoding histamine N-methyltransferase A-like isoform X2 is translated as MLFGDSQPACGRGNTPPLSSGEQFTLSFPFPAHPSFCNSLQESVMAAEAKQTCYEGSCVQSFQFYLEHSEEHEAILQCVHNLLPGEFQRIGAGKSSLDILGVGSGGGEMDTQMLTLLQSTFPAIPITADIVEGSSKLTDNFKALVAKTANLQNIPFGWYIMNSGEYEKQVKAKGDMKKFDFIHMIQMIYYVDNLADTIRFFHSLLKNNGRLMIIIEAANGGWDTLWKTYKKELCVDAITEYRSSGEIIACLKSLGLKYDEHTIPNSFDISECYNPSSQIGQRLLNFMTAQDHFEQYFTPEIRAGMLDLLRNKCSTEKDGKVLFNSTLKCILVHA
- the LOC134867652 gene encoding histamine N-methyltransferase A-like isoform X1 — encoded protein: MNRNLTAQLRFALMRLRSSSLKSYVTNAFWRQPASLWEGKHSTAFKWGTVHSQFSFSCTPKESVMAAEAKQTCYEGSCVQSFQFYLEHSEEHEAILQCVHNLLPGEFQRIGAGKSSLDILGVGSGGGEMDTQMLTLLQSTFPAIPITADIVEGSSKLTDNFKALVAKTANLQNIPFGWYIMNSGEYEKQVKAKGDMKKFDFIHMIQMIYYVDNLADTIRFFHSLLKNNGRLMIIIEAANGGWDTLWKTYKKELCVDAITEYRSSGEIIACLKSLGLKYDEHTIPNSFDISECYNPSSQIGQRLLNFMTAQDHFEQYFTPEIRAGMLDLLRNKCSTEKDGKVLFNSTLKCILVHA